A DNA window from Anaerocolumna sp. AGMB13020 contains the following coding sequences:
- the nifH gene encoding nitrogenase iron protein, which produces MAKKAKQIAIYGKGGIGKSTTTSNISAALSEMGYKVMQFGCDPKSDSTNTLRNGKYIPTVLDTLRERSTVKAQDVIYEGFNGIYCVEAGGPAPGVGCAGRGIITAVELFKQQKTFEELDLDYVIYDVLGDVVCGGFAVPIREGIAEHVFTVSSADFMSVYASNNLFKGIHKYSNSAGALLGGVIANSINAPYAKEIIDDFVKQTHTQVVEYVPRSVTVTQSELQGKTTIEAAPASAQAEVYRSLAKKIASHTESKVPSPLETNELREWAAKWGDYLLALETGTIRTENAVNI; this is translated from the coding sequence ATGGCAAAGAAAGCGAAACAGATAGCAATTTACGGAAAAGGCGGTATCGGTAAGTCTACAACTACCTCAAATATTTCAGCAGCCTTGTCAGAGATGGGATACAAGGTCATGCAGTTTGGCTGTGACCCCAAAAGTGATTCCACCAATACGTTAAGAAACGGAAAGTACATACCGACTGTGTTAGATACCTTAAGAGAAAGAAGTACCGTAAAAGCACAGGATGTTATATATGAAGGATTTAACGGGATATATTGTGTGGAGGCAGGCGGACCCGCGCCTGGAGTTGGTTGTGCAGGCAGAGGTATTATTACAGCTGTAGAGCTGTTCAAGCAGCAGAAAACCTTTGAGGAACTGGATCTTGACTATGTTATATATGACGTATTGGGGGATGTTGTCTGCGGAGGTTTTGCTGTCCCGATTAGAGAAGGTATTGCAGAGCATGTTTTTACGGTTTCGTCTGCTGATTTTATGTCTGTGTATGCCTCCAACAACCTGTTCAAAGGAATTCATAAATATTCCAACTCTGCCGGTGCTTTACTTGGAGGTGTTATTGCTAACTCCATCAATGCTCCTTATGCCAAAGAAATCATTGATGACTTTGTAAAACAGACTCATACGCAGGTGGTGGAATATGTACCGCGTTCCGTTACGGTAACCCAGAGTGAGCTTCAGGGTAAAACTACCATAGAAGCAGCACCTGCATCTGCACAGGCAGAGGTATACCGTTCTCTTGCAAAGAAGATTGCTTCTCATACCGAATCCAAAGTGCCGTCTCCTCTTGAGACAAATGAATTGAGAGAATGGGCTGCCAAATGGGGAGATTATCTCCTTGCATTGGAAACCGGCACGATAAGAACGGAAAATGCTGTAAACATCTAA
- a CDS encoding LacI family DNA-binding transcriptional regulator produces MVTIKDVAKEAGVAISTVSNVLNNVDVVSEETRRKVLEASEKLHYVPNMNAKFLKSNKKNTIGLFLSSIQGDFYKDLMQAVHLQCKLKGYQLNIYISNENTSEEIYSMIISSGVEGAIVLNEHLSYEYIDRLSLTHMPIVFIDREYSKEQMSSVIIDSTEGAALAMEYLIKQGHRRIGYFHGIYNYDDECRYKAYENVLRKYNLPIDESIVLRAYFEETLAYSEMRVLLLKGTKLPEAFFCANDEMAWGCIRALTEAGLRVPDDISIVGFDDNAVAKYNSPSITTVHSPVAELGAYSTTELLRLIQSEEVVQGGVFRLSPTLVIRDSCKLRIG; encoded by the coding sequence ATGGTAACAATAAAAGATGTGGCCAAAGAAGCAGGGGTAGCAATTTCTACGGTATCTAATGTTCTGAATAATGTGGATGTTGTAAGTGAAGAGACCCGCAGAAAAGTACTGGAGGCATCAGAAAAGCTTCATTATGTCCCAAATATGAATGCAAAGTTTTTGAAATCGAATAAAAAGAATACGATAGGTTTATTTCTGTCAAGTATTCAGGGCGATTTCTATAAAGATTTGATGCAGGCGGTGCATCTTCAATGTAAATTAAAAGGATATCAGTTAAATATATACATCAGCAATGAAAATACCAGCGAAGAAATTTACAGTATGATTATATCCTCCGGTGTAGAAGGTGCCATAGTACTGAATGAACATTTATCCTATGAATATATAGACAGACTTTCCTTAACCCATATGCCCATTGTATTTATTGATCGTGAATACAGCAAAGAGCAGATGTCCAGTGTAATCATTGACAGTACGGAAGGTGCTGCCCTTGCTATGGAATACCTGATCAAACAAGGACATCGACGCATCGGTTATTTTCATGGTATCTATAATTATGATGATGAATGCAGATACAAAGCTTATGAAAACGTATTGCGTAAATATAATCTTCCTATAGACGAATCCATTGTTCTTCGAGCGTATTTTGAAGAAACCCTGGCTTATAGTGAAATGAGGGTTCTGTTGCTTAAAGGAACAAAACTGCCGGAAGCATTTTTTTGCGCAAACGATGAGATGGCCTGGGGTTGTATCAGAGCGCTTACCGAGGCCGGCTTAAGAGTTCCTGATGATATCAGTATCGTTGGATTTGATGATAATGCAGTTGCTAAATATAATTCTCCCTCTATAACAACAGTGCACAGTCCGGTGGCTGAGCTTGGGGCATATTCCACTACAGAGCTTCTCAGGCTGATACAGAGTGAGGAAGTTGTGCAGGGAGGAGTCTTTAGGCTTTCACCAACACTTGTTATCAGGGATTCCTGTAAACTAAGAATAGGTTGA
- a CDS encoding family 16 glycosylhydrolase, translating to MKNKKLTRMSVFAILLIGTVGFCIQSNRQTNSQTIDEEEARKAYQLLSDSLSNKSIMYTDLFEEDRVAGQGESSAYAIGSVDMEDYEGLSVALKKNDTACYEVEVTSPGVYYFKVDYKPSNGAFSDYILSMEVNGEQQFSEMNHMVLPLYWKDSTKFFPEDQFGNQTSPELDKISGWRNLFLYDSNYVSARPLGIQLEKGLNTITLQNLSPDSLCLGKLEATADIDVISYEEYKGKHKGSLAEEIYMINSNDYLYKNSLQACYYAINNTALTPHASNKKLINVVSLNTPGTEITYKIITPKDGLYQMAFHYQNNEKEMSVFESIRIDGQVPFEELLNYPFPATSDKWENEVLSDEEGNPYLIYLTKGQHLITLRSEIEPIAKVIRYTGLISEHITQLAADSIKRTNDSKTSEGSINMSEYIPETTDYLKAYETLIRYIQYILGRYADRGNKAKLVTDLNEALNAINKLQNHPGKIAFYKVYLTGKNNSLQKMMENLAKILKEQNFSLDMMYLYGKTNLPKANPSMISTIKNSVLSKLNTAASDQNTGVTDQPVSGTALKEDENTVMAKGYYYEEDKLTYKLVWNDEFEYEGAPDTDKWSYDVGGSGWGNNELQYYTPGDNAWVEDGKLILEARKAEKEEKEYTSARLITKGKGDWLYGRIDVRAKLPKGLGTWPAIWLLSSGQEYGNWPASGEIDIMEHVGYNQDTIHASIHTQAYYHSINTQKTATKYVKGVSEDFHLYSLIWLPDIIKILIDGEVYFTFKPTDYEENPSYREWPFNKKMYLILNLAVGGNWGGAKGIDSSVYPQRMEIDYVRVYQSEEIINLKADMD from the coding sequence ATGAAAAATAAAAAGCTAACAAGGATGTCAGTTTTTGCAATTCTTCTAATCGGTACGGTGGGATTTTGTATACAAAGCAACCGGCAAACGAATTCCCAAACCATAGACGAAGAAGAAGCCAGAAAAGCTTATCAGCTCTTAAGTGATTCGCTGTCAAATAAGTCCATCATGTATACAGACTTATTTGAAGAAGACCGGGTTGCCGGCCAAGGTGAGAGTAGCGCCTATGCCATTGGAAGTGTTGACATGGAAGATTACGAGGGGTTAAGTGTAGCCTTAAAAAAGAATGATACGGCCTGTTATGAAGTTGAAGTTACTTCCCCGGGGGTATATTATTTTAAGGTGGATTACAAGCCTTCCAATGGAGCATTTTCCGATTATATTCTTTCCATGGAAGTGAATGGAGAGCAGCAATTTTCTGAAATGAATCATATGGTACTTCCGCTATATTGGAAGGATAGTACAAAGTTCTTTCCGGAAGATCAATTTGGAAATCAGACCTCCCCGGAGCTTGATAAAATAAGTGGCTGGCGAAATCTTTTCTTGTATGACAGTAACTATGTATCTGCCAGACCCTTAGGGATTCAGCTGGAAAAAGGCTTGAATACCATAACGTTGCAGAACCTGTCTCCTGATAGCTTATGTTTAGGGAAGCTAGAAGCAACTGCAGACATTGATGTTATCTCTTATGAAGAATATAAGGGGAAGCATAAGGGGAGCCTGGCAGAGGAAATATATATGATTAATTCAAATGATTACCTATATAAGAACTCTCTGCAAGCCTGCTATTATGCGATTAACAATACCGCCCTGACACCACATGCCAGTAATAAAAAGTTAATCAATGTTGTATCCTTAAATACACCAGGAACTGAGATTACCTACAAAATTATTACTCCCAAAGACGGACTGTACCAGATGGCTTTTCACTACCAGAATAACGAAAAGGAAATGTCAGTTTTTGAATCAATTCGGATTGATGGTCAAGTCCCTTTTGAAGAACTGTTAAATTATCCTTTTCCAGCAACCTCTGATAAATGGGAAAATGAGGTATTATCCGATGAAGAGGGGAATCCATATTTGATTTATCTTACAAAAGGACAGCATCTGATAACTCTGCGCTCAGAAATCGAGCCAATTGCCAAAGTTATCAGATACACTGGTCTTATATCAGAGCATATAACACAACTTGCAGCAGATAGCATTAAACGAACCAATGATAGCAAAACTTCTGAAGGTTCCATTAATATGAGTGAATACATACCTGAGACGACAGACTATCTTAAGGCGTATGAGACACTGATTCGCTATATCCAGTATATTCTGGGAAGGTATGCCGATAGGGGAAACAAAGCTAAGCTTGTAACAGATCTTAATGAGGCACTTAATGCAATCAATAAATTGCAGAACCATCCGGGGAAAATAGCTTTCTATAAAGTATATCTTACCGGTAAGAATAATTCTCTGCAAAAAATGATGGAGAACCTTGCAAAAATTTTAAAAGAGCAGAATTTCTCGCTGGATATGATGTATCTATATGGAAAAACCAATTTACCCAAAGCAAATCCCTCCATGATTAGTACTATAAAAAATTCAGTTCTGTCGAAGCTCAATACAGCTGCATCAGATCAGAATACCGGGGTAACGGATCAGCCAGTGAGTGGCACAGCATTAAAGGAGGACGAAAATACTGTGATGGCAAAAGGATATTATTATGAAGAAGATAAATTAACCTATAAGCTTGTATGGAATGATGAATTTGAATATGAGGGTGCTCCTGATACGGATAAGTGGAGTTACGATGTAGGCGGAAGCGGTTGGGGGAACAATGAATTGCAGTACTATACACCTGGCGATAACGCATGGGTAGAAGACGGAAAACTAATACTTGAGGCCAGAAAAGCAGAGAAAGAGGAGAAGGAATATACCTCTGCAAGGTTGATTACCAAAGGGAAAGGAGACTGGCTCTACGGGAGAATTGATGTAAGGGCAAAGCTGCCAAAGGGACTTGGTACCTGGCCGGCTATCTGGCTGCTGTCATCAGGGCAGGAATACGGCAATTGGCCGGCTTCCGGAGAAATTGACATTATGGAACATGTAGGTTATAATCAGGATACAATTCATGCATCTATACATACCCAGGCATATTATCATTCCATTAATACACAGAAGACAGCTACTAAATATGTCAAGGGTGTTAGTGAGGATTTCCATCTTTATTCCCTTATCTGGCTGCCGGATATCATAAAGATTTTAATTGACGGTGAAGTATATTTTACTTTTAAACCAACAGATTATGAAGAGAATCCTTCTTATAGGGAGTGGCCTTTTAATAAGAAGATGTATCTGATTTTAAATCTGGCTGTTGGTGGGAACTGGGGTGGTGCAAAAGGGATTGATTCTTCTGTTTATCCTCAAAGGATGGAAATTGATTATGTCCGAGTATATCAAAGCGAGGAAATTATTAATTTAAAGGCGGATATGGATTAA
- a CDS encoding HD domain-containing protein yields MGDLAFDTEDLIRRKLMWLIRVGDYQKLDDIIQHNKTSCFWHSVAVAYYSLQVAKALRIKCDYECLAVGALLHDYVFYDWHTKEKGHRFHGLTHPKKAWHNALKIKNLHKIEDDIIRKHMFPLTPFPPVYRESVLVCLVDKCCSLYEIFHKDAYQNLTSKYLVSLKAS; encoded by the coding sequence ATGGGAGATTTGGCATTTGATACGGAAGATCTGATACGAAGAAAATTAATGTGGCTTATCCGTGTCGGAGATTATCAAAAGTTGGATGACATTATACAGCACAACAAAACCAGTTGTTTCTGGCATAGTGTAGCTGTTGCGTACTATAGTCTTCAGGTTGCCAAAGCACTAAGAATAAAGTGTGATTATGAATGCCTGGCAGTAGGAGCATTGCTCCATGATTATGTATTTTATGATTGGCATACAAAGGAGAAAGGGCACCGGTTCCATGGTTTAACCCATCCTAAAAAGGCATGGCATAACGCATTGAAAATTAAAAATCTTCATAAGATTGAAGATGATATTATCAGAAAACATATGTTTCCGCTTACACCTTTTCCCCCTGTCTACAGGGAAAGTGTCCTGGTATGCCTGGTAGATAAATGCTGCTCCCTTTATGAAATATTCCATAAAGATGCATACCAGAATCTAACAAGCAAGTACCTGGTTAGTTTGAAAGCTTCCTGA